In Biomphalaria glabrata chromosome 11, xgBioGlab47.1, whole genome shotgun sequence, the following proteins share a genomic window:
- the LOC129921659 gene encoding papilin-like, whose product MELKLISILVVVLLVSEVHCYAIVGGCAGTRYGCCPDGETSALGDDNEGCEIPVIGGCAGTRYGCCPDGETSALGEDSEGCDDVPLVGGCAGTRYGCCPDGETSALGEGSEGCDDVPLVGGCAGTRYGCCPDGETSALGEGSEGCDDVPLVGGCAGTRYGCCPDGETSALGDDNEGCKIPVIGGCAGTRYGCCPDGETSALGEGSEGCDDVPLVGGCAGTRYGCCPDGESYAQGDEYEGCIENQSLDK is encoded by the coding sequence TTGTAGGTGGATGCGCTGGTACAAGATACGGCTGTTGTCCAGACGGAGAAACCAGCGCTCTCGGAGATGACAATGAGGGTTGCGAAATTCCTGTAATTGGTGGATGTGCAGGTACAAGATACGGCTGTTGTCCAGATGGAGAGACTAGCGCTCTTGGAGAAGACAGCGAGGGTTGTGACGATGTTCCTTTGGTTGGTGGATGTGCTGGTACAAGATACGGCTGTTGTCCTGACGGAGAGACTAGCGCTCTTGGAGAAGGCAGCGAGGGTTGTGACGATGTTCCTTTGGTTGGTGGATGTGCTGGTACAAGATACGGCTGTTGTCCTGACGGAGAGACTAGCGCTCTTGGAGAAGGCAGCGAGGGTTGTGACGATGTTCCTTTGGTTGGTGGATGTGCTGGTACAAGATACGGTTGTTGTCCAGATGGAGAGACTAGCGCTCTCGGAGATGACAATGAGGGTTGCAAAATTCCTGTAATTGGTGGATGTGCTGGTACAAGATACGGCTGTTGTCCTGACGGAGAGACTAGCGCTCTTGGAGAAGGCAGCGAGGGTTGTGACGATGTTCCTTTGGTTGGTGGATGTGCTGGTACAAGATACGGCTGTTGTCCTGACGGAGAAAGTTATGCTCAAGGTGATGAATACGAAGGATGCATCGAGAACCAATCTTTAGATAAGTAA